The window AGGAGCGGCGTACTGCCAGTTCATGGACATGCTGTTTCCCGGATGCGTCCTCCTGAAGAAGGTCAAGTTTCAGGCCAAGCTGGAGCACGAGTTCATCCATAATTTCAAAGTCCTTCAGGCCGCCTTCAAGAGGATGAGTGTGGACAAGGTGAGATGATCCTTCATGAGGGAGCTCCTTCCCCTGCACCCGATGACGGCGTTCTGAAACGTTCTCTGAAACGGCGTTCCGGTGGAAGTTCTCACAGATCCTCACAGCTTCCATCCTGATCTGAACCATGAGGATCTGCCGGTCGTCTGCTAAACTCGTCACCACAGaaaaagctccgcccccagtgcAGCAGACCTTGGTGGGGGGTGGGATGGGGGCGGGGCAACAGTGCGTTCTAACCGTGTCCTTCTGTTTCCTGGTCCAGATCATTCCCGTGGAGAAGCTGGTCAAAGGGAAGTTCCAGGACAACTTTGAGTTCGTTCAGTGGTTCAAAAAGTTCTTTGACGCCAACTATGACGGGAAGGAGTATGACCCGATTCTGGCCAGGCAGGGGCAGGACGCAGTCCCGCCCCCCAACCCAGGTGATCATTTTTGCCACAGACCAAAGAGGCACGCAGGTAACAAAACCCGCTCTGGCCGTGCTGCACGCTCCGACCGAGCTTTGGATGGCTCTGACCCAATTCACTGCTCAGGCCCGGCTTGCTGCTCGGTGCTGTGCAGTGAGACACTGCATGAAGACCCGAGTCCACCTTCGCTGTCCTGCTTCCCGCCGCTGACGCAGCCTCATTTctgcagggggcggggccaggtGCAGCCTCCTTGGCTGATTCATTACCCAGCTGTGCAAGATCCGGTCCAAACATGACCCAGAACTAGAACTGGAA of the Oryzias melastigma strain HK-1 unplaced genomic scaffold, ASM292280v2 sc05963, whole genome shotgun sequence genome contains:
- the LOC112141412 gene encoding microtubule-associated protein RP/EB family member 3 (The sequence of the model RefSeq protein was modified relative to this genomic sequence to represent the inferred CDS: added 121 bases not found in genome assembly); the encoded protein is MAVNVYATSVSIDNLSRHDMLAWVNDSLHLNYTKVEQLCSGAAYCQFMDMLFPGCVLLKKVKFQAKLEHEFIHNFKVLQAAFKRMSVDKIIPVEKLVKGKFQDNFEFVQWFKKFFDANYDGKEYDPILARQGQDAVPPPNPGDHFCHRPKRHAGNKTRSGRAARSDRALDGSDPIHCSGPACCSVLCSETLHEDPSPPSLSCFPPLTQPHFCRGRGQVQPPWLIHYPAVQDPVQT